The Microlunatus antarcticus genome window below encodes:
- a CDS encoding SDR family NAD(P)-dependent oxidoreductase, protein MSTELHGRTALVTGATSGIGRAVALALASQGAHVVVSGRDAARGDATVAEIRAAGGTADFAAADLADAGTARELAARATELGGGHVDILVNNAGVFPFGPTAGTTPADVDRVLAINVTAPYFLVAALAPAMAARGQGAVVNVTTMVAEFGAAGMGLYGASKAALVLLTKSWAAEYGPAGVRVNAVSPGPTRTEGTAAMGEALDQLAAAGPAGRPGLPEEVAEAVVFLAGDGAGFVHGAVLPVDGGRIAV, encoded by the coding sequence ATGTCCACCGAGCTCCACGGACGTACCGCCCTCGTCACCGGCGCGACTAGCGGCATCGGCCGCGCCGTCGCCCTCGCGCTCGCCTCCCAGGGGGCCCACGTCGTCGTCTCCGGCCGCGACGCCGCCCGGGGCGACGCCACCGTGGCGGAGATCCGGGCAGCCGGAGGCACCGCCGACTTCGCCGCCGCCGACCTCGCCGACGCGGGCACCGCCCGCGAGCTCGCCGCTCGCGCCACCGAGCTGGGTGGGGGCCACGTGGACATCCTCGTCAACAACGCCGGCGTCTTCCCCTTCGGCCCGACCGCCGGCACCACGCCCGCCGACGTCGACCGCGTGCTGGCGATCAACGTCACGGCGCCGTACTTCCTGGTCGCCGCCCTGGCTCCCGCCATGGCCGCCCGGGGGCAGGGGGCCGTCGTCAACGTGACGACGATGGTGGCCGAGTTCGGCGCTGCCGGCATGGGTCTCTACGGGGCGAGCAAGGCCGCGCTGGTGCTGCTCACGAAGTCGTGGGCTGCGGAGTACGGACCCGCCGGCGTGCGCGTCAACGCCGTCAGCCCCGGCCCCACCCGCACCGAGGGCACCGCCGCGATGGGCGAGGCGCTCGACCAGCTCGCCGCCGCCGGACCGGCCGGGCGTCCCGGGCTGCCCGAGGAGGTCGCCGAGGCGGTCGTCTTCCTGGCCGGCGACGGCGCCGGCTTCGTGCACGGGGCGGTCCTCCCCGTCGACGGTGGACGCATCGCCGTCTGA